One Tachysurus vachellii isolate PV-2020 chromosome 5, HZAU_Pvac_v1, whole genome shotgun sequence genomic window, TTATGGATGTTCACATTATaagcaagtgttttatagttgtgtgttttagtgaCAATAATGAAGGAAGAAATCTGAATGagagtaaaagaaaatgtaactaAACTCACTTTAGACAATCCTACTCAGGATAAAGTGCAAACAaactcaacaataaattaaaacttttaaaattctCACAATTCTGTTGGTATATTTATAGCACTGATATTGTTGATTGCTGCACTACTGATGATTTCAGATGaatactgttatttattcatcatgCAAGATTATTTCCCCgtttttacatattatttaatctttaacctaatctttattttttttatatattacattttagcaAATGAAAATTTGTCTGAAAACCAAAACTTTATTGTATATctgtatgaatgaatgcatCATTATACATTACTATGCTTAAATCAATATCATGATACGCAAGACACAAAAATGCTAATATTGcgttttaaacttttaaactaaaattaataaaaaataaaaagcactgtTTACTTACCCTGGAGAAAAGTGTGTTGAGGCAGtgcactttctgtctctctgttacaTAAGCATAGTACTGAGTAATGCCCTTGAGTGTCAACTCATCCATCAGGTTAATCTCATAGGGCTTTTTTAGGTGTTTTGACTGTACCAAACAagagaacaaaaatattaagttaaaaacagatttagaaGAAACATGCATGGCTCAGATATACTCAATATAGACACAAATTCAATACTGATTAAAATAATATCATCATTTGCATGACaggagaacaaaaaaataacttgCATTAAGCACTCAGCTGGAAACTTAAATATATGGAAAAATTAAACACTATAAATTTGATTCTTAAATACATCAAATTCTTCAAAAACCCATGTATTTGACCCGCTGGTTGCTTCACTCACCATGAATTTTTGTACAGTAGTGGGGAAGGTGGCAGAATAAAGTAGAATCTGACGATTCTTGTCCGTAAATCCAATAATTTCTTCAATGAGGGTGACAAAGTCTTGAGAGAGCAATTTGTCTGCCTAAGGTATGAGGCATAATGACAAAAAGAGATGCATAACACAGCATTCATTTGGTGTATATAATAGATATAGACCTTGGTAAACCCATTACATAAGAGCCCTCTACattttctgctctgtgtttgtCAATAAGGCTGTCTGACATCACCATTCTTATAACTTATGACTTTATGTAGAGGTAAACAGACCTACCTCATCCATCACCATCATTTGGACTTTGCCAGCTTTGGCCACACCTTTCTTCATAAGATCCAGCAGCCTGCCTGGTGTGGCGATCACCACATGTACTAAAGAACGGCAGAAaaataaaggaaggaaaaaggaaagggggagaaaaggaaaaaaaaatcaaaactaaagtCAATTGACAAATTTGGATTGTGTAGAAAATCGAATTTCAAGTTCATCAGCctagatacagtatattaagAAAATGCAATTTCACTTTTCTGAATCTTATTGGGAGCCTTCTCAAACTGCTGGTTTATGTATGCAGGCTTACCCATCTCATCCAGGCGCATGATATCATCCTTTAGATTAGTTCCACCAGTAGTGGCCATGACCTTCACTCCCCCCATGTGCCTACTCATGTTGATACAGATTTGGCTCACCTGCAGAGCCAGTTCACGAGTTGGCACCATTACTATGGCTAGGGAGCAAGAGAGCATGAGAAAGCATTATTCTATATCTGGTGCATAATAACCCAATAGCAAACTGCTTTACTAGTGACATGCTGGGAAGCTCTTTCTAATCTACAGACAACTGTCAAAGGAAGAGGACACACAATAAACTAatgtatttattctattattgtGTCATCTCTACcaacagacaaaagacagtgaatCTAATTAAAGATAGCATGAAACTCTTTGTGTTGTTACTTCAAGCCATTGTACCTTGAATATGATCCTTTTTTAGGTCAATCCTCTCCAGGAGAGGGATGAGGTAGGCTCCGCTCTTCCCTGTGCCATTTTTGGCCCTTGCAAGAATGTCCCTTCCTGACAGGGCAATGGGAATGCTCTCctcctttaaaataaaagcaaaataacaagaaaaaaatatatatattttttattaatttaatacacattatttacacaaatgttaattgaaaaacaaacacaaataagatTTGCTGCTTAATTCAGAGAGATTCACAATACCTGAATAGGAGATGGCTTCTCCCAACCCATTTCAAAAATGCCCATTAACAATTCACGTTTAAGGCAATAGTCTTCAAACTCATTCCCTTTGGTTGCAGTCACATCCTAAAAAAGGTTTAGGTGGTCATTCATCTAAGAACATTTTGGAAAGTTTTCATGGATaataaaagtgagaaaaaaaaacatctcaagaATTTGTGCCCAAGTAGATGAGGTGACATTGAAATGGCTGAaattgttttctgtaaaaatgaacaaataatttaaatttcaGAAGCACTGAATCATCGTCATCTCCCCCATTTGCTCACAAATGACATATACCTTCCCTAGAGACCAGTCACTCACATTTCTACAttctgtatggtgtgtatgcATATGACAG contains:
- the ddx61 gene encoding probable ATP-dependent RNA helicase ddx6 translates to MATARTQIPTSVMGVTKQNGQTGSQTATVLSASQKGSSIPHTSGGIRFGDDWKKSLQLPEKDTRVKTSDVTATKGNEFEDYCLKRELLMGIFEMGWEKPSPIQEESIPIALSGRDILARAKNGTGKSGAYLIPLLERIDLKKDHIQAIVMVPTRELALQVSQICINMSRHMGGVKVMATTGGTNLKDDIMRLDEMVHVVIATPGRLLDLMKKGVAKAGKVQMMVMDEADKLLSQDFVTLIEEIIGFTDKNRQILLYSATFPTTVQKFMSKHLKKPYEINLMDELTLKGITQYYAYVTERQKVHCLNTLFSRLQINQSIIFCNSTQRVELLAKKITQLGYSCFYIHAKMMQEYRNRVFHDFRNGLCRNLVCTDLFTRGIDIQAVNVVINFDFPKNAETYLHRIGRSGRFGHLGLAINLITSDDRFNLKAIEDQLVTDIKPIPGSIDKSLYVAEFHSINHEEEEEKDAALSAS